The following proteins are encoded in a genomic region of Xanthomonas citri pv. mangiferaeindicae:
- a CDS encoding [protein-PII] uridylyltransferase → MGERTAATAPAADVGDAAWVAEARDALAAHDARLIQGFDAGQHIDRLLAARANAVDGWVRKAWARCIPGEAVLALFAVGGYGRGELFPHSDIDLLIVGEPQVQAAHAQALSRMLALLWDLGLPVGHAVRSFAECTEAAADATVLTALLEARPLLANIGEVRALMDAIADPKVWPAAEFFHAKRRELEVRHARFGDTADNLEPNIKDGPGGLRDVHNLRWMARRVLGIYGLEELIALGQLGVDEHATLERERRTLSRLRFGLHLVAGKAEERLRFDYQKALAARLHHVEQADNPLVEKMMQEFYRSAAVVQRISERLLQRFEEQIEGEGALRPLDAEFGVQRGYLVARDDVWPGGDIARVFDLFAIWADRQELRGLHSQTARALAESLHALPSWRSASPVLREQFMALLRGPTPVRTLERMARLGVLGVWIPEFANVTGRMQFDLFHAYTVDQHTLAVLRNIASFASEAPDERFSTAHEVWPQLRKPELLLLAGLFHDIGKGRGGDHSELGAVDARAFCEGHGLGETDTALVEWLVRRHLLMSTSAQKLDISDPAVIHKFAAEVADRERLDYLYLLTCADIAGTSPKLWNAWKDRLLTDLRSATRLALRRGLEHPVAAIERIAEARDRARGLLSAHGIDDAQADVLFARIPQESFLRGRADQVVWQALALRDSAQGGLVVRVRRLAAGAQALEVFVHSPDRDGLFSAIVITLDRLGLAIQQARALDGPGGTIFDVFQVLPMDTRNPLELTAIERKLATVLGGALDLRPARRAQPRHLRHFRVPPRIEFNPGADGRHTVFSLVCTDRPGLLADVAHVLRQHGIRVHDARVATFGERVEDVFRLVGADGQPLDEAAQETLRTALLASIDGDMAR, encoded by the coding sequence GTGGGCGAGCGCACCGCCGCCACCGCACCTGCCGCCGACGTCGGCGACGCGGCCTGGGTAGCGGAGGCGCGCGACGCGCTCGCCGCGCACGACGCGCGGCTGATCCAGGGCTTCGACGCCGGCCAGCACATCGATCGGCTGCTGGCCGCACGCGCCAACGCCGTCGACGGTTGGGTGCGCAAGGCCTGGGCGCGCTGTATTCCCGGCGAGGCGGTGCTGGCGCTGTTCGCGGTCGGGGGGTACGGCCGCGGCGAACTGTTCCCGCATTCGGACATCGACCTGCTCATCGTCGGCGAGCCGCAGGTGCAGGCCGCGCACGCACAGGCGCTGAGTCGGATGCTGGCGCTGTTGTGGGACCTGGGGCTGCCGGTCGGCCATGCGGTGCGCAGCTTTGCGGAGTGCACCGAGGCAGCCGCCGATGCGACGGTGCTGACCGCGCTGCTGGAGGCGCGTCCGCTGCTGGCCAATATCGGCGAAGTGCGCGCGCTGATGGATGCGATCGCCGACCCGAAGGTCTGGCCGGCGGCCGAGTTTTTCCACGCCAAGCGGCGCGAGCTCGAAGTCCGCCACGCGCGCTTCGGCGACACCGCCGACAACCTCGAGCCCAACATCAAGGACGGCCCCGGCGGCCTGCGCGACGTGCACAACCTGCGCTGGATGGCGCGCCGCGTCCTCGGCATCTACGGCCTGGAAGAGCTGATTGCGCTCGGCCAGCTCGGGGTCGACGAGCACGCCACGCTCGAACGCGAGCGGCGCACGCTCTCGCGGCTGCGCTTCGGGCTGCACTTGGTCGCCGGCAAGGCCGAGGAGCGGCTGCGCTTCGATTACCAGAAGGCGCTGGCCGCGCGGCTGCACCATGTCGAACAGGCCGACAACCCGCTGGTCGAGAAGATGATGCAGGAGTTCTACCGCAGTGCCGCGGTGGTACAGCGGATCAGCGAACGCCTGCTGCAGCGCTTCGAGGAACAGATCGAGGGCGAGGGCGCGCTGCGGCCGCTCGATGCCGAGTTCGGCGTGCAGCGCGGCTACCTGGTGGCGCGCGACGATGTCTGGCCCGGCGGCGACATCGCGCGGGTGTTCGATCTGTTCGCGATCTGGGCCGACCGGCAGGAGCTGCGCGGCCTGCACTCGCAGACCGCGCGCGCGCTGGCCGAATCGTTGCACGCGTTGCCGTCGTGGCGCAGCGCCTCGCCGGTGCTGCGCGAGCAGTTCATGGCCCTGCTGCGTGGGCCCACGCCGGTGCGTACGCTCGAGCGCATGGCCAGGCTCGGCGTGCTGGGCGTGTGGATTCCCGAGTTCGCCAATGTCACCGGGCGGATGCAGTTCGACCTGTTCCACGCCTACACCGTCGATCAACACACGCTGGCGGTGCTGCGCAACATCGCCAGTTTCGCCTCCGAGGCGCCGGACGAGCGGTTCTCCACCGCGCACGAAGTGTGGCCGCAGTTGCGCAAGCCCGAACTGTTGCTGCTGGCCGGCCTGTTCCACGACATCGGCAAGGGGCGCGGCGGCGACCATTCGGAACTGGGCGCGGTCGATGCGCGCGCGTTCTGCGAGGGCCATGGGCTGGGCGAGACCGACACCGCGCTGGTGGAATGGCTGGTGCGGCGCCACCTGCTGATGTCGACCAGCGCGCAGAAGCTCGACATCTCCGACCCGGCCGTGATCCACAAGTTCGCCGCCGAGGTCGCCGACCGCGAACGGCTGGATTACCTGTACCTGCTGACCTGCGCCGACATCGCCGGCACCTCGCCCAAGCTGTGGAACGCCTGGAAGGACCGGCTGCTGACCGATCTGCGCAGTGCCACGCGGCTGGCGCTGCGCCGGGGCCTCGAGCACCCGGTGGCGGCGATCGAGCGTATCGCCGAAGCGCGCGACCGCGCCCGCGGGCTGCTCTCGGCTCACGGCATCGACGATGCCCAGGCCGACGTCCTGTTCGCGCGGATTCCGCAGGAGAGTTTCCTGCGCGGGCGCGCCGACCAGGTGGTCTGGCAGGCGCTGGCGCTGCGCGACAGTGCCCAGGGCGGGCTGGTGGTGCGTGTGCGCCGGCTCGCGGCCGGGGCGCAGGCGCTGGAGGTGTTCGTGCATTCGCCCGATCGCGACGGCCTGTTCTCGGCGATCGTGATCACGCTCGACCGTCTGGGTCTGGCGATCCAGCAGGCACGTGCGCTTGACGGGCCGGGCGGCACGATCTTCGACGTCTTCCAGGTGTTGCCGATGGACACGCGCAATCCGCTGGAACTGACCGCGATCGAGCGCAAGCTCGCCACCGTGCTCGGCGGGGCGCTCGATCTGCGCCCGGCGCGTCGTGCCCAGCCGCGTCACCTGCGGCACTTCCGCGTGCCGCCACGCATCGAATTCAATCCCGGTGCCGACGGACGACACACAGTCTTCAGCCTGGTGTGCACCGACCGGCCGGGCCTGCTGGCCGATGTCGCCCATGTGCTGCGCCAGCACGGCATTCGCGTACACGATGCGCGCGTGGCGACGTTCGGCGAACGCGTCGAGGACGTGTTCCGGCTCGTCGGCGCCGACGGCCAGCCGCTCGACGAGGCGGCGCAGGAGACGCTGCGCACTGCATTGCTCGCTTCGATCGACGGTGACATGGCACGATAG
- a CDS encoding type I methionyl aminopeptidase, with translation MSIQTKTPDEIEKMRVAGRLAAEVLQIVAPHVKPGVTTDELDRICYEHIVNVQGAIPANVGYKGYPKTTCISANNVICHGIPSDAKVLKDGDIINIDVTVIKDGWHGDTSRMYFVGTPSVMAKRLVEVTREAMWRGIRAVRPGATLGDVGHAIQKYAESERFSVVREYCGHGIGKVYHDEPQVLHYGTPGTGVVLKEGMTFTIEPMINEGTRFTKVLPDGWTVVTKDRKLSAQWEHTVAVTADGVDVLTRIPGDDNDAFL, from the coding sequence ATGAGCATTCAGACCAAGACGCCCGACGAGATCGAGAAGATGCGCGTGGCCGGCCGCCTGGCCGCCGAAGTCCTGCAGATCGTCGCCCCGCACGTCAAACCCGGGGTGACCACCGACGAGCTCGACCGCATCTGCTACGAGCACATCGTCAACGTACAGGGCGCGATCCCGGCGAACGTCGGCTACAAGGGCTATCCCAAGACCACCTGCATCTCGGCCAACAATGTCATCTGCCACGGCATCCCGAGCGATGCCAAGGTGCTCAAGGACGGGGACATCATCAATATCGACGTGACCGTCATCAAGGATGGCTGGCACGGCGACACCAGCCGCATGTATTTCGTCGGCACACCGTCGGTGATGGCCAAACGGCTGGTCGAGGTGACCCGCGAGGCGATGTGGCGCGGCATCCGCGCGGTACGGCCGGGCGCCACGCTCGGCGATGTCGGCCACGCGATCCAGAAGTACGCCGAAAGCGAGCGTTTCAGCGTCGTGCGCGAGTACTGCGGCCACGGCATCGGCAAGGTCTACCACGACGAGCCGCAGGTGCTGCACTACGGCACGCCGGGCACCGGCGTCGTGCTCAAGGAAGGCATGACCTTCACGATCGAGCCGATGATCAACGAGGGCACGCGCTTCACCAAGGTGCTGCCCGACGGGTGGACGGTGGTCACCAAGGACCGCAAGCTCTCGGCGCAGTGGGAGCACACGGTCGCGGTCACCGCCGACGGCGTCGACGTGTTGACCCGGATTCCGGGCGACGACAACGACGCGTTCCTCTGA